Proteins found in one Fusarium keratoplasticum isolate Fu6.1 chromosome 12, whole genome shotgun sequence genomic segment:
- a CDS encoding ABM domain-containing protein gives MARPTTEFAVLSLVPGANLVDPESEGSRIWRDCLKTLSSFEGFRSSLYSVDEKNTNTMVEIVDWESIEAHQAATESPKYGPFLEKVSAILAGPPNLKYAMLNVYGAEGELSLSPPAAAFKDTPTVIQKFYFPASVDAAAVDASALEMVQSVKSLKGFKAAATGWLLEDVEHQVLGGSAGKGFVLVTGWENPGLAIDFNTSLIANHELQRVGAKADEGFVANF, from the exons ATGGCCAGACCCACAACCGAATTTGCAGTGCTCTCGTTAGTACCAGGAGCAAACTTGGTGGATCCTGAGTCTGAAGGGAGCCGCATCTGGAGAGATTGCCTCAAGACATTGAGTTCCTTTGAGGGGTTTCGCAGCTCCCTCTACAGCGTCGATGAAAAGAACACCAATACCATGGTAGAGATCGTGG ACTGGGAGAGCATCGAGGCTCACCAAGCAGCCACCGAATCTCCCAAATATGGCCCTTTCTTGGAAAAAGTGagcgccatcttggccgGGCCTCCAAACCTCAAATATGCCATGCTCAATGTCTACGGGGCGGAAGGAGAGTTAAGCCTGTCTCCACCGGCCGCCGCTTTCAAAGATACTCCGACCGTCATCCAGAAGTTCTACTTCCCGGCTTCTGTCGATGCTGCGGCAGTTGACGCATCGGCTCTCGAAATGGTCCAGTCGGTCAAGAGCTTGAAGGGGTTCAAGGCGGCGGCAACAGGGTGGTTGCTTGAAGACGTTGAGCACCAGGTATTGGGAGGAAGCGCAGGCAAAGGTTTCGTTTTGGTTACGGGCTGGGAGAATCCTGGCCTTGCCATTGACTTCAACACGTCTCTGATTGCCAACCATGAGCTTCAAAGAGTTGGAGCCAAGGCAGACGAGGGTTTCGTCGCTAACTTCTAA
- a CDS encoding NmrA domain-containing protein has protein sequence MPKYVLTGADGNLGKIAASHAVDIVQPEDELVLTTYKEDAVPAELRQSWIDKGAKFAVATYDDIESLKAVFEGAEAVSFISTWLFGEGRRRQAQTVVDAAKACGVKRVCYTSFIGAGIEAENEEDIPFLPRDHHAIEKIIYASGLDYSIQRNYLYADNIPTLFAPSFKFCGDRWLTNTHGQAGAYVAREDCGRVLACLLLGKGEPNTVYDITGPEAVTNQEVFDWMCSQTGYKGELVDMPDDELKQWWLDHGLPTDFFGDFSQLPMKLCIGDLMCCGEMVAEGHMAKTTDNVEKLTGRKPVPFRETLLQYKDLFPKPEE, from the coding sequence ATGCCCAAGTACGTCCTCACCGGCGCAGATGGAAATCTGGGCAAGATTGCCGCTAGCCACGCCGTTGACATCGTTCAACCCGAGGACGAGCTAGTTCTCACAACATACAAAGAAGATGCCGTCCCTGCTGAGTTGCGCCAGTCTTGGATAGACAAGGGCGCCAAGTTCGCTGTTGCCACCTATGATGATATCGAGAGCCTCAAGGCCGTGTTTGAGGGAGCAGAGGCTGTCTCGTTCATCTCCACATGGCTCTTTGGTGAAGGCCGACGACGTCAGGCTCAGACTGTTGTTGATGCAGCAAAGGCATGCGGCGTGAAGCGCGTCTGCTACACGTCATTTATCGGAGCCGGtatcgaggccgagaacgAAGAGGATATTCCCTTCTTGCCTCGAGACCACCACGCTATCGAAAAGATCATCTACGCCTCTGGTCTGGACTATAGCATACAGCGCAACTACCTCTACGCTGACAACATTCCCACTCTTTTCGCCCCTTCATTCAAGTTCTGCGGTGACCGCTGGTTGACAAACACCCACGGCCAAGCCGGCGCTTATGTCGCCCGAGAAGATTGCGGTCGCGTTCTTGCTTGCCTACTTCTCGGCAAGGGAGAGCCCAACACTGTATATGACATCACTGGCCCTGAGGCTGTCACAAACCAGGAAGTCTTTGACTGGATGTGCAGTCAGACTGGTTATAAGGGAGAACTCGTGGACATGCCAGATGACGAGCTGAAGCAGTGGTGGCTGGACCATGGGCTGCCTACCGACTTCTTTGGTGACTTTTCCCAGTTGCCCATGAAGCTGTGCATTGGCGATTTGATGTGCTGTGGCGAGATGGTTGCCGAAGGACACATGGCCAAGACGACCGATAATGTTGAGAAGCTGACGGGTCGGAAGCCAGTGCCTTTCCGGGAGACCCTTCTTCAGTATAAGGATCTCTTCCCCAAGCCTGAAGAGTAA
- a CDS encoding Protein kinase domain-containing protein: MRSSHDNPGPAGDALLEVPAQHSQSSTDNDGQPVSRRSTASSTSDLEPLTDSDYEYDFPPTGVIIHIEGTPLNNQPEIQESDSELRDISRPSSPNLYDKRTNNDIALASIRGKGLPTLSPDQQPVLPTDHSEVSDLGDGLDDTKPEERLCEWQKDRHPEAALHDLLLAEYRKPQAGSKGFIPRGHIRRVLQERDVRQEIVEALSGPSGPSQAILAKANEYTRLICNPSPHRRSRHGNNSKPESYLKIFAILVLIERVSSIGEFIKEGVDDSALPLRRVEVKSARVPRFELRPRPQDSSRLACLRRWNQVQLMQFDDWQWTVMAPFFSRAVDGKVMRYRFPDSTILPFSKEKRQPGDLLEEQEFEGGFGKVSKVHIHPEHHNFYDGKSNDSAFAIKKLKSRSLEKYKSEFNMLATFSKTEDPHLVPLRAAYRLRNACYFIFDWADTDLSRFWTFTEPRPPFNKDSVLWVAKQCYGLANGLQTIHRYGSIEQSAYQSSTTADYKAAPGRKLYGRHGDIKPQNILLFKDPEDPEGRGILKICDFGQAELHSAHSRSNRPNTDVAISLFYRPPECDIKGGTISRSYDIWTMGCLYLEFVAWMLGGWSLVTIFARQRAGPDIPWAPQLREHLFFDRLDEGRSAQVKPCVGEFINWLHSHAKCSDFIHDFLDIIEKELLVVETADTDGLKRLGCGPLATKLNRLHQKCLSVPGYADEPNPW; the protein is encoded by the exons ATGAGAAGCTCCCACGACAACCCCGGCCCTGCAGGCGATGCACTGCTAGAGGTGCCAGCGCAGCACTCCCAATCGAGTACAGACAACGATGGACAACCTGTATCTCGGCGGAGCACTGCTTCTTCGACATCGGATCTAGAACCGCTGACAGACTCGGACTATGAGTATGACTTTCCTCCGACCGGAGTCATTATCCACATTGAGGGGACGCCTCTCAACAACCAGCCTGAGATTCAAGAGTCAGACTCTGAATTA AGAGACATCTCAAGACCCTCATCACCCAATCTCTACGACAAACGCACCAACAACGACATCGCCCTCGCTTCAATAAGAGGCAAGGGGCTACCGACTCTCAGCCCCGATCAGCAACCGGTTCTACCGACAGACCACAGCGAGGTCTCcgatcttggcgatggccttgacgataCCAAGCCGGAGGAGAGGTTGTGTGAGTGGCAAAAAGATCGCCACCCGGAAGCTGCGCTACACGACCTGCTACTAGCCGAGTATCGCAAACCGCAGGCGGGGAGCAAGGGATTCATCCCCAGGGGCCATATCAGGCGGGTTCTTCAGGAGCGCGATGTGAGACAGGAGATTGTTGAAGCATTATCTGGGCCTTCTGGGCCATCAcaggccatcttggccaaggccaatgaGTACACAAGACTGATCTGTAACCCTTCGCCTCACAGACGGTCTAGGCACGGAAACAATTCTAAACCCGAGTCCTATCTCAAGATCTTTGCCATCCTAGTACTCATAGAAAGAGTCTCATCGATTGGCGAGTTCATCAAAGAGGGGGTTGATGACAGCGCGCTCCCCTTACGAAGAGTCGAGGTCAAGTCGGCGAGAGTACCAAGATTTGAACTACGACCGCGACCCCAGGATTCGAGTCGTCTTGCCTGCCTCAGAAGGTGGAACCAAGTGCAGCTCATGCAGTTTGATGATTGGCAATGGACTGTCATGGCACCGTTCTTCTCTCGTGCGGTAGACGGCAAGGTTATGAGATATCGGTTTCCGGACTCTACTATTCTGCCCTTCTCAAAGGAGAAGAGACAACCCGGAGATCTTCTCGAAGAACAAGAGTTTGAAGGAGGGTTTGGCAAGGTTTCCAAGGTGCACATCCACCCAGAGCACCACAACTTCTACGATGGCAAG TCAAACGACTCTGCCTTTGCTATCAAAAAGCTCAAGTCAAGAAGTCTGGAAAAATACAAGTCCGAGTTCAACATGCTCGCCACATTCTCCAAGACCGAGGACCCTCACCTGGTCCCTCTAAGAGCTGCATATCGTCTTCGCAACGCCTGCTACTTCATCTTCGACTGGGCTGATACAGACTTGTCACGGTTCTGGACCTTTACGGAACCCAGACCGCCGTTTAACAAGGATAGTGTGCTTTGGGTAGCCAAGCAGTGCTATGGGCTTGCGAATGGTCTGCAGACTATTCATCGCTATGGAAGCATTGAGCAGAGTGCATACCAGTCTTCGACGACAGCTGATTACAAGGCAGCTCCTGGTAGGAAGCTGTATGGTAGGCACGGGGATATCAAGCCCCAAAACATTCTCCTCTTCAAAGATCCCGAAGATCCCGAGGGTAGAGGCATTCTCAAGATTTGCGACTTTGGACAAGCCGAGCTTCATTCAGCTCACAGCAGATCCAACCGACCAAACACGGACGTCGCCATCTCTCTATTCTATCGGCCGCCCGAGTGCGACATCAAGGGCGGCACAATCAGCCGGTCATATGATATCTGGACAATGGGCTGTCTGTATCTCGAGTTTGTTGCTTGGATGCTAGGTGGCTGGAGTCTGGTCACAATTTTTGCCCGGCAGAGGGCAGGGCCTGATAttccttgggctcctcagCTTAGAGAGCATCTCTTCTTTGACCGGTTAGATGAGGGCAGATCAGCCCAGGTCAAGCCATGTGTTGGCGAG TTTATCAACTGGCTTCACTCTCACGCCAAGTGTAGTGATTTCATCCATGACTTTCTTGATATCATTGAGAAGGAGTTACTAGTAGTTGAAACAGCTGATACCGATGGCCTCAAGCGCCTGGGGTGTGGACCGCTTGCTACCAAGCTGAACAGGTTGCATCAAAAGTGTCTAAGTGTCCCAGGTTACGCAGATGAGCCGAACCCTTGGTGA